Below is a window of Mycobacterium dioxanotrophicus DNA.
GTCGGGGCAGCGCGCGTTTCGGGGCTTCCTGAGGGGACTACAGCGCCGGGTCGGCCTTGAGGCCCGGCATCACATACCGGCGCACGTGTAGCAGCACCGCGTCGTAGTCACCGGCGTCGAGCTGTTCGCCAGGCATGGTGGCCAACGAAAGCAATACCCGCGCAACCCATTCCGAAGCCTCTGCGATGTCGGCGTCGGGATGGATCTCGCCGGCGTCGCGGGCGGCGACCAGGTACGGCGACCAGAACGCCGCCAGATCGGGCACCAGGCCCTGCACACCGGCGCCGGCGCACGCGGCGAACTCGTCGGGTTCCTCCATCCGCAGCTTCATCAACAACGCGCCCGGATCGTCGTAGGCCGTGCGGCCATGCCGGACCCCCGCCGCAATCTTCTGGTCGAGGCCGTCGAACTGCGCGAGCATGGCGTGCGCCTCGGACCAGTAGGCCTCGTTGAGCCGCACGATCGCCGCGCCGAGCAGGGTGACCTTGTCGGGGAAGTGGCGGTACAGCCAGCCCCGGGACACGCCGGCGGCCTCGGCAACCTCCGACACCGTGGTCGCCCGGATGCCCTTGGCGCGCAGACAGACTTCTGCCGCGTCGATCAGGCGGTCGCGCACGGTGCGGGGGGCGGTGGTGCTGGTCAACTCCGGCGGCTCCTGGTCGAGACGATCTTCGGTGGTAATGATTGTGCCAAGTACCTGACGCTACCGGCAGACGCCACAGCCGTGGTAGACAGTTTCGAAAAACTGTTCACTAGCCTTGGGGGCGACGAATGGCCGACACACTGCAGCAGCTGCTCGGCGAACGTGCAGATCAGGACGGTATCGCGATCAAATACGGCGATCGCACCTGGACCTGGGCCGAACACATCGCCGAGGCGCGCGCACAGGCCGCGGGCCTGATCGCTGCCGCGGATCCCGTCCGGCCGCTTCATGTCGGCGTGCTCATGGCGAACACCCCCGACATGCTCACGGCCCTGGCCGCCGCGGCCCTGGGTGGCTATGTGCTGTGCGGCATCAACACCACGCGCCGCGGTGAAGGGCTGGCCCGCGACATCGGCAGAGTCGAGTGCCAGATCGTGCTCGTGGACGCGCAGCACCGGGCGCTGCTCGACGGCCTCGACCTTCCGGGCGTCACCGTCATCGACGTATCGGAGACCGCATGGCAGGCCCGCGAACTGGTCCCGTACCGCCAGGTCGGGCCTGATGACACCTTCATGATGATCTTCACCTCGGGTACCAGCGGTGAGCCCAAGGCCGTCGAGGTGGCGCACTCCATCGTGCTGTTCTCGGCCGCGGCGCTGGTCCAGCGCTACGGGCTGACCTCGGCGGACACCTGCTACCTGGCCATGCCGTTGTTCCACTCCAACGGGGTGTACGCGGGCTGGGGAGTCGCGCTGGCCTCCGGTGCGGCGATGGCACCCGCGGCCTTCTCGGCGTCGCGGTTCCTGTCGGACATCCGTCGGTACGGCGCGACGTACATGAACTACGTCGGCAAGCCGCTGGCGTACATCCTGGCCACCCCCGAGCAGCCCGACGATCACGACAATCCGCTGAAGGTGGCGTTCGGCAACGAAGCCGCCGACCGCGACATCGACGAGTTCAGCCGCCGGTTCGGCTGCAGCGTGTGGGACGGATTCGGCTCCACCGAGCTCGCGATCATCATCACCCGCTCCGAGGGCTGCCCCACCGGCAGCGTGGGGAAAGGGTTTCCGGGCGTCGCGA
It encodes the following:
- a CDS encoding TetR/AcrR family transcriptional regulator, which translates into the protein MTSTTAPRTVRDRLIDAAEVCLRAKGIRATTVSEVAEAAGVSRGWLYRHFPDKVTLLGAAIVRLNEAYWSEAHAMLAQFDGLDQKIAAGVRHGRTAYDDPGALLMKLRMEEPDEFAACAGAGVQGLVPDLAAFWSPYLVAARDAGEIHPDADIAEASEWVARVLLSLATMPGEQLDAGDYDAVLLHVRRYVMPGLKADPAL
- the fadD1 gene encoding fatty-acid--CoA ligase FadD1 — its product is MADTLQQLLGERADQDGIAIKYGDRTWTWAEHIAEARAQAAGLIAAADPVRPLHVGVLMANTPDMLTALAAAALGGYVLCGINTTRRGEGLARDIGRVECQIVLVDAQHRALLDGLDLPGVTVIDVSETAWQARELVPYRQVGPDDTFMMIFTSGTSGEPKAVEVAHSIVLFSAAALVQRYGLTSADTCYLAMPLFHSNGVYAGWGVALASGAAMAPAAFSASRFLSDIRRYGATYMNYVGKPLAYILATPEQPDDHDNPLKVAFGNEAADRDIDEFSRRFGCSVWDGFGSTELAIIITRSEGCPTGSVGKGFPGVAIYDPETLTECEVARFDDAGALINADAATGELVNTDGSGMFRGYHNDQRATDERLRHGMYWSGDLAYRDADGWIYLAGRTADWMRVDGENITAAPIERILLRQPVINRVAVYPVPDEFVGDQVMAAIVLRDDQQLTPEKFGRFLAAQPDLSPKSWPRFVWLADDLPTTATNKILKRELVARGTDPAGRVLWQRDGTTYARI